CGACCCCGTGGATCGCGAGGCGGTCGCCGAGACGGTCGGCCGCCTCTCGCAACTCGTCACGGACTTCCCCGAAATCCTCGAACTCGACGTGAACCCCCTGATCGTCCGGCCTGACGGCGTCGAGGCCGTCGACCTCCGACTCACCATCGAACCCGAACCATGACCACCCTACTCGTCACCGCGACCGGAGAGAGCACAGGCAAGACGGCCGTCGCCGTCGCGCTGGGCCGTCTCGCGAAGGCCCGGGGCCGGAGCGTCGGCTACATGAAACCGAAGGGGACGCGCCTCCAGAGCCACGTCGGCAAGACGCTGGATCGCGATCCGATGCTCGCGCGCGAACTCCTCGACACCGACGACGAGATGCACGAGATGGAGCCCATCGTCTACTCGCCGACGTTCGTCCGCTCGGCGATGGACGGGCGCGAGAACCCCGCCGACCTCCGCGAACGCGTGCGCGAGGGGTTCGACGCCGTGAGCGAGGGCCGCGACTTCGTCGTCGTCGAGGGCGGCGGCCGCCTCACCACCGGCGGCGTCGTCGACCTCACCGACGCGGAGGTGGCGGAGCTGCTCGACGCCGAGGTGGTCCTGCTCGCCGACTACGGATCGCCGCCGGACATCGACGACACGCTGGCGGCCGCCCGCCGACTCGGCGACCGCCTCGTCGGCGTCGTCTTCAACCGCGTGGCCGACGCCGCCTACGACGAGGTCGAGAGCGTCGTCGCGCCGTTTCTGGAGGGCAAGGGCATCCCCGTCGTGGGCGTCCTGCCCCGCGACCCCGACCTCGCGGGCGTCACCGTCGCCGAACTCGCCGACGAACTCGGCGTCGAAACGCTGACCGACGCCCCGACCGACGGTGTCGTCGAACGGTTTCTCGTCGGCGCGATGAGCGGCGAGGAGGCCCTGCGCTTCTTCCGGCGGACGAAGGCGGCCGCCGTCATCACCGGCGGCGACCGGACCGACATCCACACCGCCGCGCTCGAAGCCCCGGGGATCACCTGCCTCGTCGTCACCGGTGGGCGCCGCCCGCCGGGAACCGTCCTCGGCAAGGCGGCCGAGAAGGGCCTGCCAGTCTTGCTGTCCTCGGCCGATACCCTCTCGACGCTCGAACGCGCCGAGGAGGTGATCCGGAGCGGGCGGACGCGGGACGAGCGCACCGTCGACGTGATGGAGTCGTTACTGACGGAACACGCCGACGTGGACGCGTTGCTCGGGGGTGACGCCGGTTCCAGTTCCGGCGCCGGTGACGACGCCTAGACCCGCCACCGCCGGTCGGTGTGGTTCAGCCGCTCGGCGCCGTCGTCGGCAGTCACGACCACCAGATCCTCGATCCGAACTCCGAAGCGGTCGGGAAGGTAGACGCCGGGTTCGACGCTGAAGACCGTCCCCGGTTCCAGTTTCGTCTCATTCCCGGCGACGATGTCGGGTGCCTCGTGCACGTCGAGACCGACGCCGTGACCCGTTCGATGGACGAACTCGTCGCCGTAGCCGGCGTCCTCGATCACCTCGCGGGCGGCGCGGTCCACCGCCCCCGCCGACACCCCGGGTTCGACGGCCGCGACGGCCCGCGACTGCGCCTCGCGGACGACGTCGTGGACGCGCCGGAACTCCTCGCTCGGCTCGCCGTCGAAGACGACGGTGCGGGTCTGGTCGCTCGGGTAGGCGTCCACCCGCGTCCCGAAGTCGAGGACGACGGGGTCGCCGGCGCCGATCACCCGGTCGCCGCTCGCGTGGTGGGGGTCGGCGCCGTTCGGTCCCGCGGCGACGATGGTCTCGAAGGCGACGCCCGTCCCGCCGTGGGCTTCTAGGCGCTCCTCGACGTAGTCGGCGAGTTCGGCCTCCGTCATCCCGACGGCGTCG
This window of the Haloplanus rubicundus genome carries:
- a CDS encoding phosphotransacetylase family protein, which encodes MTTLLVTATGESTGKTAVAVALGRLAKARGRSVGYMKPKGTRLQSHVGKTLDRDPMLARELLDTDDEMHEMEPIVYSPTFVRSAMDGRENPADLRERVREGFDAVSEGRDFVVVEGGGRLTTGGVVDLTDAEVAELLDAEVVLLADYGSPPDIDDTLAAARRLGDRLVGVVFNRVADAAYDEVESVVAPFLEGKGIPVVGVLPRDPDLAGVTVAELADELGVETLTDAPTDGVVERFLVGAMSGEEALRFFRRTKAAAVITGGDRTDIHTAALEAPGITCLVVTGGRRPPGTVLGKAAEKGLPVLLSSADTLSTLERAEEVIRSGRTRDERTVDVMESLLTEHADVDALLGGDAGSSSGAGDDA
- a CDS encoding M24 family metallopeptidase produces the protein MTAFERRTRRVQSRLDAVGADALALTPGRDWYYLTGVDAEQSDRLQLLVVPADGDPTLVVPTLEAASVREAWVDDVRTWDDDEGPWPVLDPLLDALAPSRLLLADRMWTQYALGVRERLPDADVGLASEVLSPLRRVKDGRELDALRAAGNAADATMRDVRALGADAVGMTEAELADYVEERLEAHGGTGVAFETIVAAGPNGADPHHASGDRVIGAGDPVVLDFGTRVDAYPSDQTRTVVFDGEPSEEFRRVHDVVREAQSRAVAAVEPGVSAGAVDRAAREVIEDAGYGDEFVHRTGHGVGLDVHEAPDIVAGNETKLEPGTVFSVEPGVYLPDRFGVRIEDLVVVTADDGAERLNHTDRRWRV